One Gigantopelta aegis isolate Gae_Host chromosome 1, Gae_host_genome, whole genome shotgun sequence genomic region harbors:
- the LOC121368003 gene encoding A-kinase anchor protein 14-like isoform X1, producing MIHMMSREDSYEMLAKNLVDEVIKKTLYRLEESNMLQSPTVVREEDYEIKDIKWLTIEEFSPESAEEKIHEFIETWEYDDCWLYCIDFLGEEEFEFDKRYVFRARWSIPTRRKPIPRATASIYFTFNVSKIKPKTFPVEVYYVFETNRLVHKPGFSRFREKWLKDIIESKVLMTSTVTF from the exons ATG attcACATGATGTCTCGGGAAGACTCATACGAGATGCTTGCTAAAAACTTAGTGGATGAGGTGATTAAAAAAACTCTGTATCGTCTTGAAGAGTCCAACATGCTTCAGAGTCCAACAGTCGTTCGTGAGGAAGATTACGAAATAAAAGACATAAAATGGCTAACTATTGAAGAGTTTTCACCAGAAAGTGCAGAAGAAAAAATACATGAATTTATTGAG ACCTGGGAGTATGATGATTGTTGGCTGTACTGTATCGACTTTCTCGGGGAGGAGGAATTTGAGTTTGACAAGCGGTACGTGTTCCGAGCGCGATGGAGCATACCAACTCGAAGAAAACCCATACCACGGGCCACAGCCAGTATCTACTTCACATTCAATGTGTCGAAGATCAAACCAAAA ACTTTCCCAGTTGAAGTATACTATGTGTTTGAAACAAACAGGCTTGTCCACAA GCCAGGTTTCTCCAGGTTTCGAGAGAAGTGGTTGAAAGACATTATTGAAAGCAAAGTTCTTATGACATCCACAGTAACGTTTTAA
- the LOC121368003 gene encoding A-kinase anchor protein 14-like isoform X2 — MMSREDSYEMLAKNLVDEVIKKTLYRLEESNMLQSPTVVREEDYEIKDIKWLTIEEFSPESAEEKIHEFIETWEYDDCWLYCIDFLGEEEFEFDKRYVFRARWSIPTRRKPIPRATASIYFTFNVSKIKPKTFPVEVYYVFETNRLVHKPGFSRFREKWLKDIIESKVLMTSTVTF, encoded by the exons ATGATGTCTCGGGAAGACTCATACGAGATGCTTGCTAAAAACTTAGTGGATGAGGTGATTAAAAAAACTCTGTATCGTCTTGAAGAGTCCAACATGCTTCAGAGTCCAACAGTCGTTCGTGAGGAAGATTACGAAATAAAAGACATAAAATGGCTAACTATTGAAGAGTTTTCACCAGAAAGTGCAGAAGAAAAAATACATGAATTTATTGAG ACCTGGGAGTATGATGATTGTTGGCTGTACTGTATCGACTTTCTCGGGGAGGAGGAATTTGAGTTTGACAAGCGGTACGTGTTCCGAGCGCGATGGAGCATACCAACTCGAAGAAAACCCATACCACGGGCCACAGCCAGTATCTACTTCACATTCAATGTGTCGAAGATCAAACCAAAA ACTTTCCCAGTTGAAGTATACTATGTGTTTGAAACAAACAGGCTTGTCCACAA GCCAGGTTTCTCCAGGTTTCGAGAGAAGTGGTTGAAAGACATTATTGAAAGCAAAGTTCTTATGACATCCACAGTAACGTTTTAA